The Kiritimatiellia bacterium genome contains a region encoding:
- a CDS encoding ORF6N domain-containing protein, translated as MSRSDWPVPTERIERGIFVLRGQRVMLDADLADLYGVPTKVLNQAVKRNADRFPPDFMFQLTAEEKQKVVTTCDHLRKLKFSASLPYAFTEHGAVMLAAVLNSPAAVEASLHVVRAFVRLRQLMASHEELAKRVEALEKKFDRRFRVVFEAVKLLMEPQRAGIPSARSGKFGFE; from the coding sequence ATGAGTCGTTCCGACTGGCCGGTGCCCACAGAAAGGATCGAGCGCGGCATCTTTGTGCTGCGAGGGCAACGCGTGATGCTGGACGCCGACCTTGCCGATCTCTACGGCGTGCCGACCAAGGTCCTCAATCAGGCGGTGAAACGGAACGCGGATCGCTTTCCTCCGGATTTCATGTTTCAACTGACGGCGGAAGAAAAACAAAAGGTGGTCACAACTTGTGACCACCTCCGAAAACTAAAGTTTTCGGCTTCTCTGCCCTACGCCTTCACCGAGCACGGCGCGGTGATGCTCGCCGCGGTGTTGAACAGTCCCGCGGCGGTGGAGGCAAGCCTCCACGTGGTGCGCGCATTCGTGCGGCTCCGACAACTGATGGCCTCTCACGAGGAGCTGGCAAAAAGGGTCGAGGCGCTGGAGAAGAAATTCGATCGGCGTTTCCGAGTGGTGTTCGAAGCAGTCAAGCTCTTGATGGAACCTCAGCGCGCCGGCATTCCCTCTGCCCGATCCGGAAAATTCGGATTTGAGTGA
- a CDS encoding Maf family protein: protein MRLILASGSPRRRALLSQLGLDFDVDVSGIEEHPWPRESPYSYALRNATEKARAVAIRHPDAPILAADTIVVLEGKILEKPTSPEEAREMLRSLSGRTHLVVTGVCLRVPCESGFREMADLAQTSVTFHALTDEDVEVYIRTGEPLDKAGAYAIQGGAAKFVARIEGPYDNVVGLPLETVSRLLRRAGVRFSP, encoded by the coding sequence ATGCGCCTGATTTTAGCCAGCGGATCGCCCAGGCGGCGAGCGCTACTTTCACAGCTTGGTCTGGATTTCGATGTGGACGTTTCCGGGATCGAGGAACACCCATGGCCTCGCGAGTCCCCCTATTCCTATGCGCTGCGCAACGCGACCGAAAAGGCCCGCGCCGTCGCGATCCGCCACCCCGACGCGCCGATCCTCGCGGCGGACACGATTGTCGTGCTCGAAGGCAAAATTCTGGAAAAACCGACCAGTCCGGAAGAGGCGCGCGAGATGCTTCGGTCCCTGTCCGGGCGCACCCATCTGGTCGTGACGGGGGTCTGCCTCCGCGTGCCCTGCGAATCCGGCTTTCGCGAAATGGCCGACCTCGCCCAGACTTCAGTGACGTTTCATGCCCTCACGGATGAGGACGTGGAGGTGTATATCCGGACCGGCGAACCACTCGACAAGGCCGGCGCATACGCGATCCAAGGCGGTGCCGCGAAATTCGTCGCGCGTATTGAAGGCCCATATGACAACGTGGTGGGATTACCTCTCGAGACGGTCTCCCGGCTGCTCCGTCGGGCCGGGGTGAGGTTTTCCCCTTGA
- a CDS encoding S8 family serine peptidase: protein MNCRTWIVLIVVVGLAVSGWAVEMQFDHDRISLRVEREPLTNILARFAEKGVRVQYDPSIDVLVTGSCGAAPVEEALAALLEPFAYAAIWEVVPGPLGEWPRLAELHVFRPGEKERIRPLQPENVLRVVQGPFPDSPLIVADELLVRVARGVRAEEFRNWLRSVGASIVASVPSLGVYQLRVAPGVNIFDLVERANRNPLIESAEPNFATPLPRADFDSPMSKEALVADSPAKPLRGAPPLAILDSGVRDELGIGAWVVGRFNAMAPDREPVDPLGHGTQMALLASGMIRPTGSLPSDEGLPILAIRAFDDRGVTSNFAILRAIDYAVRQGARVLNLSWGTPTHSPFLEEAIAYAQAKGLVVVAAAGNEPTGRPVYPAAYKGVIAVSALASKGDLWENSNRGDFVTVAAPGAAVMPIGYQGPAGLYAGTSIASAWVAREIALFFARNPGTTAQQAIDALRAAVTDAGKPGRDERFGFGVLDAGAQARLRGRSESSPTK from the coding sequence GTGAACTGCCGAACCTGGATTGTTCTGATTGTCGTTGTCGGTCTGGCTGTGTCGGGCTGGGCGGTCGAGATGCAATTCGACCACGACCGGATCAGCCTTCGCGTTGAGAGGGAGCCGCTGACGAATATTCTCGCGCGGTTTGCGGAAAAGGGGGTCCGTGTGCAGTACGACCCGTCGATCGACGTGCTCGTCACGGGATCCTGCGGCGCGGCCCCGGTGGAGGAGGCGCTGGCCGCCCTCCTCGAGCCGTTCGCGTATGCGGCGATTTGGGAGGTTGTCCCGGGCCCCTTGGGCGAGTGGCCGCGGCTGGCTGAATTACACGTGTTTCGCCCCGGCGAGAAGGAGCGGATACGGCCCCTTCAGCCGGAGAACGTGCTCCGGGTTGTTCAAGGCCCATTTCCCGACAGTCCGCTGATCGTCGCGGATGAACTCCTGGTCCGCGTCGCGCGGGGGGTTCGCGCAGAAGAGTTTCGCAATTGGCTGAGGTCAGTCGGCGCATCGATCGTCGCCAGCGTTCCCTCACTGGGCGTCTACCAGTTGCGCGTGGCACCAGGGGTCAACATCTTCGATTTGGTCGAGAGGGCGAATCGCAACCCGTTAATCGAATCTGCGGAACCGAATTTCGCGACGCCACTGCCGCGGGCCGATTTCGACAGCCCGATGTCAAAAGAGGCCCTCGTTGCAGACTCGCCGGCCAAGCCCCTGCGCGGGGCGCCTCCCCTCGCGATTCTGGATTCCGGGGTGCGGGACGAACTCGGGATTGGAGCCTGGGTCGTCGGCCGGTTCAACGCGATGGCCCCCGATCGGGAGCCCGTCGATCCCCTCGGGCACGGAACCCAGATGGCGCTGCTTGCATCCGGAATGATCCGGCCAACGGGATCTCTTCCATCGGACGAAGGACTGCCGATTCTTGCGATACGAGCATTTGACGACCGAGGTGTGACTTCAAATTTCGCGATCCTACGCGCTATTGACTATGCGGTCCGCCAAGGGGCTCGTGTGTTGAACCTGAGCTGGGGCACGCCGACGCACAGCCCTTTCCTCGAGGAAGCGATCGCCTATGCGCAGGCAAAAGGGTTGGTGGTCGTCGCGGCGGCCGGGAACGAACCGACCGGCCGTCCGGTCTATCCGGCCGCCTACAAGGGGGTGATAGCCGTGAGCGCCTTGGCGTCGAAGGGGGACCTCTGGGAAAATTCGAACCGCGGAGATTTTGTCACGGTCGCTGCACCCGGCGCCGCGGTCATGCCGATTGGCTATCAGGGACCCGCAGGTCTATATGCAGGAACCTCAATCGCCAGCGCCTGGGTCGCGCGCGAGATCGCTCTGTTTTTCGCCCGAAACCCCGGCACGACGGCTCAGCAAGCGATCGATGCGCTTCGCGCTGCGGTGACGGATGCGGGCAAACCGGGTCGGGATGAGCGCTTTGGATTTGGCGTGCTTGATGCGGGGGCGCAAGCGCGGCTTCGCGGCCGCTCCGAATCCTCGCCAACTAAGTGA